A window of the Diorhabda carinulata isolate Delta chromosome 1, icDioCari1.1, whole genome shotgun sequence genome harbors these coding sequences:
- the LOC130903720 gene encoding transmembrane protein 199-like isoform X1, translating into MSSLNTAPIANPSIYIEPSKKLTEYIRNIKVVEDLPIGLSTIIFKNKPKPSSRSSPKVHHLITEEDEKYIKSLSTAPIRNTIADLPLTKTCSSNNKLLSLEDLHWLYNYLKMQNKEKDDKVYLHELLEGSNIILPQNKEIPRNEELEKRCNQLKAEQENLKYFKMTKNVDSKRNIHPEDTIGYQLKQMNRHMIAIFQFVMSVAAGFVFGFFGLELLVGNLDFGFRLLMGIICSLTIALAELYFLAKKLNEDLQFESISEKENKKGIKLD; encoded by the exons atgTCAAGCTTAAATACAGCTCCAATAGCAAATCCTTCAATATACATTGAACCGTCTAAGAAACTAAcagaatatattagaaacatAAAAGTCGTAGAAGATTTACCAATAGGATTAAGTACtataatttttaagaataaacCTAAACCTTCATCAAGATCTTCACCTAAAGTTCACCATTTGATTacagaagaagatgaaaaatatataaaatcgcTTAGTACAGCTCCGATAAGAAATACTATTGCAGATTTGCCTTTAACAAAAACCTGTAGCAGTAACAATAAATTGCTATCTTTAGAAGACTTACATTGGTTGTATAACTACCTTAAGAtgcaaaacaaagaaaaagatgataaagtatatctgcatgagttacTAGAAGGTTCTAACATTATATTACCACAGAATAAAGAAATACCGAGGAAtgaagaattagaaaaaagGTGTAACCAACTGAAAGCagaacaagaaaatttgaaatatttcaaaatgacaaAGAATGTTGACAGTAAAAGGAACATTCATCCTGAAGACACTATTGGCTATCAAT TGAAACAGATGAATCGTCATATGATTGCAATCTTCCAGTTCGTCATGTCGGTAGCAGCAGGCTTCGTATTTGGCTTTTTTGGATTGGAGCTCCTTGTGGGAAATTTAGACTTTGGGTTCAGACTCTTGATGGGTATAATATGTTCTCTAACAATAGCTTTAGCAGAGTTATATTTCTTggctaaaaaattgaatgaagattTACAATTTGAGTCTATCAGTgagaaagaaaacaagaaaGGGATAAAATTGGATTAG
- the LOC130903720 gene encoding uncharacterized protein LOC130903720 isoform X2, with product MSSLNTAPIANPSIYIEPSKKLTEYIRNIKVVEDLPIGLSTIIFKNKPKPSSRSSPKVHHLITEEDEKYIKSLSTAPIRNTIADLPLTKTCSSNNKLLSLEDLHWLYNYLKMQNKEKDDKVYLHELLEGSNIILPQNKEIPRNEELEKRCNQLKAEQENLKYFKMTKNVDSKRNIHPEDTIGYQCLNSNIECIEDDTIVSGGPIARITCTKCMIM from the exons atgTCAAGCTTAAATACAGCTCCAATAGCAAATCCTTCAATATACATTGAACCGTCTAAGAAACTAAcagaatatattagaaacatAAAAGTCGTAGAAGATTTACCAATAGGATTAAGTACtataatttttaagaataaacCTAAACCTTCATCAAGATCTTCACCTAAAGTTCACCATTTGATTacagaagaagatgaaaaatatataaaatcgcTTAGTACAGCTCCGATAAGAAATACTATTGCAGATTTGCCTTTAACAAAAACCTGTAGCAGTAACAATAAATTGCTATCTTTAGAAGACTTACATTGGTTGTATAACTACCTTAAGAtgcaaaacaaagaaaaagatgataaagtatatctgcatgagttacTAGAAGGTTCTAACATTATATTACCACAGAATAAAGAAATACCGAGGAAtgaagaattagaaaaaagGTGTAACCAACTGAAAGCagaacaagaaaatttgaaatatttcaaaatgacaaAGAATGTTGACAGTAAAAGGAACATTCATCCTGAAGACACTATTGGCTATCAAT gtttaaattcaaatatagaaTGCATTGAAGATGATACTATTGTTTCTGGAGGTCCTATAGCAAGGATCACTTGTACAAAGTGCATGATAATg TGA
- the LOC130903720 gene encoding biogenesis of lysosome-related organelles complex 1 subunit 5-like isoform X3 — protein sequence MTKVKCDSLKMTDVVKDVSKIWARLFDHKAFLNGEISFMLREFEQKRNDKEVDNLFRTIEDITDIKDTEIDRFKQTEDHVKKLNENLEKALDICSKLSDLEDIYKQDTTLEDSRMKRKLIWDNFMDGITSKYSEINSNFEAKEEELIKFYEEIEKKLLI from the exons ATGACTAAAGTGAAATGTGATTCTCTTAAAATGACTGATGTTGTCAAGG ATGTAAGTAAAATATGGGCCAGGTTGTTTGACCACAAAGCATTTTTAAACGGAGAAATATCCTTTATGTTACGAGAATTCGAG cAAAAAAGAAACGATAAAGAAGTTGACAATTTATTCCGAACTATCGAAGATATTACCGATATTAAGGATACTGAAATTGATCGATTCAAACAAACTGAAGATCATGTAAAAAAGcttaatgaaaatttagagAAGGCTCTAGACATCTGCAGTAAATTATCGGATTTAGAGGATATATATAAACAG GATACGACTCTTGAAGATTCTCGTATGAAAAGGAAACTAATTTGGGATAATTTTATGGATGGGATAACttcaaaatattcagaaataaaCTCTAACTTTGAagcaaaagaagaagaattgatTAAATTCTATGAGGAGATAGAAAAGAAAttacttatttaa